Proteins encoded together in one Lathyrus oleraceus cultivar Zhongwan6 chromosome 5, CAAS_Psat_ZW6_1.0, whole genome shotgun sequence window:
- the LOC127079969 gene encoding uncharacterized protein LOC127079969 has protein sequence MTIEQLRGSLQEYEEKQKRKIKQNEDMKQQLQFNVKEENYTNYRSQRGRGRGRGRGDEGERRDSYNNYSKNFNNGERSWNPKATRGRGRGNSWSKCDKSQIKCFKCNKIGHYASECRFSKKVVEKANFVEEKCGEEETLMLTCQNQVEEKRNKLCLDTSASNHMCGDRSMFVEINKVTIGNVSFGDDSKISVKGKVKILTHLKNESHQFIFTVYYVPNMKNNILSLG, from the coding sequence ATGACTATTGAACAACTCAGGGGTTCCTTACAAGAATAcgaagaaaaacaaaagagaaaaattaaacaaaatgaGGATATGAAGCAACAACTACAATTCAACGTAAAGGAAGAAAATTATACAAATTACAGGAGTCAAAGAGGACGAGGTCGTGGACGTGGACGAGGAGACGAAGGAGAAAGAAGAGACAGTTACAACAACTACTCCAAAAACTTCAACAATGGAGAAAGAAGTTGGAATCCAAAAGCAACAAGAGGTCGTGGAAGAGGAAATTCATGGTCGAAGTGCGATAAATCACAAATCAAGTGCTTCAAATGCAACAAGATTGGTCACTACGCATCTGAGTGTAGATTCTCAAAGAAGGTTGTAGAGAAAGCTAACTTTGTAGAAGAAAAATGTGGAGAAGAAGAAACTTTGATGCTTACGTGCCAAAACCAAGttgaagagaaaagaaacaaGTTGTGTCTCGACACCAGTGCAAGCAACCACATGTGTGGCGATCGAAGCATGTTCGTAGAGATCAACAAAGTGACAATTGGCAATGTCTCATTTGGAGATGACTCAAAGATATCGGTCAAAGGCAAAGTTAAAATTCTCACACATTTGAAGAACGAGAGTCATCAATTCATATTTACTGTCTACTATGTTCCTAACATGAAGAATAATATTTTGAGCTTGGGATAA
- the LOC127083420 gene encoding methionine gamma-lyase: MADTFVTANNNNKRGHENGVAEGKDAKKLHKFSNGNDHHNVDPAAALADVRHEFGEHGGVNMSIESSATYTVMEPDHLRQIFVGERGPHTDSFVYSRHYNPTVLNLSRKLAALEGTEAAYGTASGMSAIASVLLQLLNCGGHLVASYTLYGGTHSLIKHFLARTCNISATFVDISDLEAVENAIVEGKTKALYFESIANPSLKVSNIPELARIGHKKGVTVVVDNTFSPMVISPARLGADVVIHSLTKFISGGGDIIAGAVCGSKSFVNSLMDLQQGGIMLLGPTLNAKVAFEISERIPHLGIRMKEHSRRALEYATRLKKLGIKVRYPGLEDHPQHELLKSISNKEYGFGGILCIDVGSAAKANQMMNYLQNYSQFGLMAVSLGYYETLMSCSGSSTSSELNEEEQKRAGITPGLVRISVGYVGTLEQKWSQLEKAIVKFNLENEKKEN, translated from the exons ATGGCGGATACCTTTGTTACGGCTAACAATAACAACAAACGTGGCCATGAAAACGGTGTCGCTGAGGGAAAAGACGCAAAGAAGCTTCACAAATTCAGCAATGGGAATGACCACCATAACGTGGATCCAGCCGCTGCATTAGCAGACGTCCGCCATGAATTCGGCGAACACGGGGGTGTTAACATGTCGATAGAATCATCTGCGACATACACCGTCATGGAGCCGGACCATCTCCGACAAATTTTTGTCGGAGAGCGTGGTCCCCATACTGATTCCTTCGTCTACAGCCGTCATTATAACCCCACAGTCCTCAATCTCAGCCGTAAGCTGGCAGCGCTCGAAGGCACCGAGGCAGCCTACGGCACTGCCAGTGGGATGTCCGCCATTGCATCTGTTTTGCTACAGCTTTTGAATTGCGGCGGACATTTGGTGGCTTCTTACACTCTCTATGGTGGAACCCACTCACTCATCAAGCATTTCCTTGCTAGGACATGCAACATATCTGCAACTTTTGTTGATATCTCCGATTTGGAAGCGGTGGAGAATGCGATTGTGGAAGGGAAGACGAAAGCGCTGTATTTTGAATCTATAGCGAATCCAAGCTTGAAGGTATCGAATATTCCTGAGCTGGCTAGAATTGGACACAAGAAGGGAGTGACTGTGGTTGTTGACAACACCTTTTCTCCCATGGTGATTTCTCCGGCTCGTCTTGGGGCAGATGTTGTCATTCACAGCCTCACCAAGTTTATCAGCGGTGGCGGTGACATTATTGCAG GAGCTGTGTGTGGGTCTAAAAGCTTTGTGAATTCCTTGATGGACCTCCAACAAGGTGGGATAATGCTGTTAGGTCCAACATTGAATGCAAAGGTAGCATTTGAAATCTCAGAAAGAATCCCACATTTGGGCATTCGAATGAAAGAACATAGCCGCCGTGCATTGGAATATGCGACCAGACTCAAGAAACTTGGAATCAAAGTCCGTTACCCAGGCTTAGAAGATCATCCACAACACGAACTATTGAAATCCATAAGCAATAAGGAGTATGGATTTGGTGGGATTCTTTGCATTGACGTGGGATCAGCAGCAAAGGCTAATCAGATGATGAACTACTTGCAAAACTACTCTCAATTTGGTTTGATGGCTGTTAGTTTAGGGTACTATGAAACCCTAATGTCTTGCTCTGGGAGTAGCACAAGTAGTGAGTTGAATGAAGAAGAACAGAAACGTGCTGGAATAACACCTGGACTTGTGAGGATATCTGTTGGATATGTTGGAACATTGGAGCAGAAATGGAGTCAGCTGGAAAAGGCAATTGTTAAATTTAATCTTGAAAATGAAAAGAAGGAGAACTGA